The Kryptolebias marmoratus isolate JLee-2015 linkage group LG18, ASM164957v2, whole genome shotgun sequence genome includes a region encoding these proteins:
- the scyl2 gene encoding SCY1-like protein 2 isoform X2 yields the protein MESMLNKLKSTVTKVTADVTSAVMGNPVTREFEVGRHIASGGPGLCWRIYNGSKKSTKQEVAVFVFDKKMIDKYQKFEKDQIIDSLKRGVQQLTRLRHPRLLTVQHPLEESRDCLAFCTEPVFASLSNVLGQWDNLPSPVPNDIKEYKLYDVETKYGLLQISEGLSFLHSGVKMVHGNLCPQNIILNKSGAWKIMGFDFSISSNNPSDAEPKYTCKEWEPNLPSLCLPNPEYLAPEYILSVSCDSASDMYSLGVVMHAVFNEGKPVFLVNKHDIFKSFSRQLDQLSNISPALLNKIPEEVREHVKMLLSVSPNVRPDADQMTKIPFFDDVGAVTLQYFDTLFQRDNLQKSQFYKGLPKVLPKLPKRVVVYRILPALTSEFINPDMVPFVLRNVLLIAEECTKEEYIRLILPDLTPVFKQQEPIQILLIFLQKMDLLLTKTPADDIKNSVLPMVYRALEAPSVQIQELCLNIIPTFANLIDYPSMKNSLIPRIKSACLQTTSLAVRVNSLVCLGKILEYLDKWFVIDEILPFLQQIPSREPAVLMGILGIYKCTFSHKKLGIPKEHLATKSLPHLVSLSIDNNLNLNQFNSFMLVIRDMLSRMEAEHKTKLEQLHIMQEQQRSLNISNPANQSDETKSPPNSGNQIDDLFGSASVNGKENGSAAPSSQPNRMSLTLEEKQRLAKEQEQAAKLRSQHPLAPQAIKPASTSSSQTKDLTSSLLNNMTSLNSLSLANSARPPPVQGTTMSAFPASSPMVGSMGASVSNGFNSPMGFQTGGMGMAMVPAGPGFYGGMASTTSAPNFGALAQNQAPAGPTSKAPDMSALDSLFTASKPKVALNQMGPKATPGAGTPWLSQFAPAQNAQTQMGGMPSGFGMQANPFFSPQNFSQPAAAPTANPGGVKQSASVNSDLKDLFG from the exons ATGGAGTCCATGCTGAACAAGCTGAAAAGCACTGTCACTAAAGTGACAGCAGACGTCACCAGCGCTGTTATGGGCAACCCAGTGACGAGGGAGTTCGAGGTGGGGCGACATATTGCGAGTGGAGGTCCTGGGCTGTGCTGGAGGATCTATAACGGCAGCAAAAAGTCCACCAAACAG GAAGtggcagtgtttgtgtttgataagaaGATGATTGACAAGTATCAGAAGTTTGAGAAGGACCAAATCATCGATTCGCTGAAAAGAGGAGTGCAACAGCTGACCAGACTGCGTCACCCTCGCCTCTTGACCGTGCAGCACCCTCTGGAAGAGTCCCG AGACTGCTTGGCATTCTGCACAGAGCCGGTGTTTGCTAGTCTGTCCAATGTTTTGGGCCAGTGGGACAACCTGCCCAGCCCCGTGCCCAATGACATCAAAGAGTACAAACTGTATGATGTGGAGACCAAATATGGCTTGCTACAG ATCTCGGAGGGTTTGTCTTTCCTCCACAGCGGGGTGAAAATGGTCCACGGCAACTTGTGTCCGCAGAATATCATCCTCAACAAGAGCGGAGCCTGGAAGATCATGGGCTTCGACTTCAGCATCTCCTCTAACAACCCTTCAGACGCTGAG CCCAAGTACACGTGTAAAGAATGGGAACCTAACCTTCCTTCTCTGTGCCTCCCGAACCCGGAGTACCTGGCCCCTGAGTACATCCTGTCCGTCAGCTGTGACTCTGCCTCCGACATGTACTCTCTCGGTGTGGTCATGCACGCTGTATTCAACGAAGGCAAGCCGGTGTTCCTGGTCAACAAGCAcgacatttttaaaagtttcagcaGGCAGCTGGACCAG CTGAGCAACATCAGCCCAGCTCTGCTGAACAAGATTCCCGAGGAAGTGCGGGAGCACGTGAAGATGCTGCTCAGCGTCTCTCCAAACGTCCGACCCGATGCGGACCAAATGACGAAG ATTCCGTTTTTCGACGACGTCGGTGCAGTCACCCTGCAGTACTTCGACACCCTCTTCCAAAGGGATAACTTACAGAAATCCCAGTTTTACAAAGGTCTCCCCAAAGTTCTGCCCAAGCTAccaaag AGAGTTGTGGTGTATCGCATCCTGCCGGCGTTGACCTCTGAGTTCATCAACCCGGACATGGTCCCCTTCGTGCTGCGCAACGTGCTGCTGATTGCCGAGGAGTGCACCAAGGAGGAGTACATTCGCCTCATCTTGCCTGACCTCACGCCTGTTTTCAAACAGCAGGAGCCCATCCAG ATCCTGCTGATATTTCTGCAAAAGATGGACTTGCTTCTGACAAAGACACCGGCAGACGACATCAAGAACAGCGTGCTCCCCATGGTCTACAGGGCCCTCGAGGCTCCCTCAGTGCAGATTCAG GAGCTGTGCCTGAACATCATCCCAACGTTTGCCAACCTGATTGACTACCCGTCCATGAAGAATTCCCTCATCCCCCGGATCAAATCAGCCTGCCTACAGACCACCTCGCTTGCC GTGCGAGTGAACTCTCTGGTGTGTCTGGGGAAGATTTTGGAATATCTGGATAAGTGGTTTGTCATCGACGAGATCCTGCCCTTCCTGCAGCAGATCCCCTCTAGAGAACCGGCGGTCCTCATGGGCATTTTAG GGATCTATAAGTGCACTTTTAGCCACAAGAAGCTTGGGATCCCCAAAGAGCATCTTGCCACCAAGAGCCTGCCCCACCTCGTGTCTCTTAGTATCGACAACAACCTCAACCTTAATCAG TTTAACTCCTTCATGTTGGTGATCCGTGACATGCTGAGCCGCATGGAGGCTGAACACAAGACCAAGCTGGAGCAGCTGCACATCATGCAAGAGCAGCAGAG GAGTCTAAACATCTCAAATCCTGCGAACCAATCAGATGAGACCAAGAGCCCACCCAATTCTGGAAACCAG ATTGATGACCTATTTGGCAGCGCGAGCGTCAACGGGAAGGAGAACGGCTCTGCTGCACCGAGCTCACAGCCTAACAGA ATGTCTCTGACGCTGGAGGAGAAACAAAGATTGGCTAAAGAGCAGGAACAGGCGGCCAAACTGAGGAGCCAGCACCCGCTGGCGCCGCAGGCCATCAAGCCTGCGAGCACCAGCAGCTCACAG ACGAAGGATTTGACCAGCAGCCTGCTCAACAACATGACGTCTCTGAATAGTCTGTCTTTGGCCAACTCGGCACGGCCGCCCCCGGTGCAGGGCACCACCATGTCTGCCTTCCCCGCCTCCAGCCCCATGGTTGGTTCCATGGGCGCCTCGGTCTCTAACGGCTTCAACTCGCCGATGGGCTTCCAGACAGGAGGCATGGGGATGGCCATGGTTCCGGCCGGTCCCGGTTTCTACGGCGGAATGGCCTCCACCACCAGCGCCCCAAACTTCGGAGCCCTCGCGCAGAATCAAGCACCAGCAGGGCCGACGAGTAAAGCTCCTGACATGTCAGCCCTGGACAGTCTGTTTACAGCCAGCAAGCCCAAAGTCGCTCTCAACCAAATGGGTCCTAAGGCCACACCTGGAGCCGGCACTCCTTGGCTGAGTCAGTTTGCTCCGGCCCAGAACGCTCAGACTCAGATGGGAGGGATGCCCAGTGGGTTTGGGATGCAAGCGAACCCTTTTTTCAGCCCGCAGAACTTTTCTCAACCAGCTGCCGCCCCGACAGCGAACCCGGGCGGGGTCAAACAAAGCGCATCTGTGAACAGTGACCTCAAAGACTTGTTTGGCTAA
- the scyl2 gene encoding SCY1-like protein 2 isoform X1, whose product MESMLNKLKSTVTKVTADVTSAVMGNPVTREFEVGRHIASGGPGLCWRIYNGSKKSTKQEVAVFVFDKKMIDKYQKFEKDQIIDSLKRGVQQLTRLRHPRLLTVQHPLEESRDCLAFCTEPVFASLSNVLGQWDNLPSPVPNDIKEYKLYDVETKYGLLQISEGLSFLHSGVKMVHGNLCPQNIILNKSGAWKIMGFDFSISSNNPSDAEPKYTCKEWEPNLPSLCLPNPEYLAPEYILSVSCDSASDMYSLGVVMHAVFNEGKPVFLVNKHDIFKSFSRQLDQLSNISPALLNKIPEEVREHVKMLLSVSPNVRPDADQMTKIPFFDDVGAVTLQYFDTLFQRDNLQKSQFYKGLPKVLPKLPKRVVVYRILPALTSEFINPDMVPFVLRNVLLIAEECTKEEYIRLILPDLTPVFKQQEPIQASNMILLIFLQKMDLLLTKTPADDIKNSVLPMVYRALEAPSVQIQELCLNIIPTFANLIDYPSMKNSLIPRIKSACLQTTSLAVRVNSLVCLGKILEYLDKWFVIDEILPFLQQIPSREPAVLMGILGIYKCTFSHKKLGIPKEHLATKSLPHLVSLSIDNNLNLNQFNSFMLVIRDMLSRMEAEHKTKLEQLHIMQEQQRSLNISNPANQSDETKSPPNSGNQIDDLFGSASVNGKENGSAAPSSQPNRMSLTLEEKQRLAKEQEQAAKLRSQHPLAPQAIKPASTSSSQTKDLTSSLLNNMTSLNSLSLANSARPPPVQGTTMSAFPASSPMVGSMGASVSNGFNSPMGFQTGGMGMAMVPAGPGFYGGMASTTSAPNFGALAQNQAPAGPTSKAPDMSALDSLFTASKPKVALNQMGPKATPGAGTPWLSQFAPAQNAQTQMGGMPSGFGMQANPFFSPQNFSQPAAAPTANPGGVKQSASVNSDLKDLFG is encoded by the exons ATGGAGTCCATGCTGAACAAGCTGAAAAGCACTGTCACTAAAGTGACAGCAGACGTCACCAGCGCTGTTATGGGCAACCCAGTGACGAGGGAGTTCGAGGTGGGGCGACATATTGCGAGTGGAGGTCCTGGGCTGTGCTGGAGGATCTATAACGGCAGCAAAAAGTCCACCAAACAG GAAGtggcagtgtttgtgtttgataagaaGATGATTGACAAGTATCAGAAGTTTGAGAAGGACCAAATCATCGATTCGCTGAAAAGAGGAGTGCAACAGCTGACCAGACTGCGTCACCCTCGCCTCTTGACCGTGCAGCACCCTCTGGAAGAGTCCCG AGACTGCTTGGCATTCTGCACAGAGCCGGTGTTTGCTAGTCTGTCCAATGTTTTGGGCCAGTGGGACAACCTGCCCAGCCCCGTGCCCAATGACATCAAAGAGTACAAACTGTATGATGTGGAGACCAAATATGGCTTGCTACAG ATCTCGGAGGGTTTGTCTTTCCTCCACAGCGGGGTGAAAATGGTCCACGGCAACTTGTGTCCGCAGAATATCATCCTCAACAAGAGCGGAGCCTGGAAGATCATGGGCTTCGACTTCAGCATCTCCTCTAACAACCCTTCAGACGCTGAG CCCAAGTACACGTGTAAAGAATGGGAACCTAACCTTCCTTCTCTGTGCCTCCCGAACCCGGAGTACCTGGCCCCTGAGTACATCCTGTCCGTCAGCTGTGACTCTGCCTCCGACATGTACTCTCTCGGTGTGGTCATGCACGCTGTATTCAACGAAGGCAAGCCGGTGTTCCTGGTCAACAAGCAcgacatttttaaaagtttcagcaGGCAGCTGGACCAG CTGAGCAACATCAGCCCAGCTCTGCTGAACAAGATTCCCGAGGAAGTGCGGGAGCACGTGAAGATGCTGCTCAGCGTCTCTCCAAACGTCCGACCCGATGCGGACCAAATGACGAAG ATTCCGTTTTTCGACGACGTCGGTGCAGTCACCCTGCAGTACTTCGACACCCTCTTCCAAAGGGATAACTTACAGAAATCCCAGTTTTACAAAGGTCTCCCCAAAGTTCTGCCCAAGCTAccaaag AGAGTTGTGGTGTATCGCATCCTGCCGGCGTTGACCTCTGAGTTCATCAACCCGGACATGGTCCCCTTCGTGCTGCGCAACGTGCTGCTGATTGCCGAGGAGTGCACCAAGGAGGAGTACATTCGCCTCATCTTGCCTGACCTCACGCCTGTTTTCAAACAGCAGGAGCCCATCCAG GCTAGTAATATG ATCCTGCTGATATTTCTGCAAAAGATGGACTTGCTTCTGACAAAGACACCGGCAGACGACATCAAGAACAGCGTGCTCCCCATGGTCTACAGGGCCCTCGAGGCTCCCTCAGTGCAGATTCAG GAGCTGTGCCTGAACATCATCCCAACGTTTGCCAACCTGATTGACTACCCGTCCATGAAGAATTCCCTCATCCCCCGGATCAAATCAGCCTGCCTACAGACCACCTCGCTTGCC GTGCGAGTGAACTCTCTGGTGTGTCTGGGGAAGATTTTGGAATATCTGGATAAGTGGTTTGTCATCGACGAGATCCTGCCCTTCCTGCAGCAGATCCCCTCTAGAGAACCGGCGGTCCTCATGGGCATTTTAG GGATCTATAAGTGCACTTTTAGCCACAAGAAGCTTGGGATCCCCAAAGAGCATCTTGCCACCAAGAGCCTGCCCCACCTCGTGTCTCTTAGTATCGACAACAACCTCAACCTTAATCAG TTTAACTCCTTCATGTTGGTGATCCGTGACATGCTGAGCCGCATGGAGGCTGAACACAAGACCAAGCTGGAGCAGCTGCACATCATGCAAGAGCAGCAGAG GAGTCTAAACATCTCAAATCCTGCGAACCAATCAGATGAGACCAAGAGCCCACCCAATTCTGGAAACCAG ATTGATGACCTATTTGGCAGCGCGAGCGTCAACGGGAAGGAGAACGGCTCTGCTGCACCGAGCTCACAGCCTAACAGA ATGTCTCTGACGCTGGAGGAGAAACAAAGATTGGCTAAAGAGCAGGAACAGGCGGCCAAACTGAGGAGCCAGCACCCGCTGGCGCCGCAGGCCATCAAGCCTGCGAGCACCAGCAGCTCACAG ACGAAGGATTTGACCAGCAGCCTGCTCAACAACATGACGTCTCTGAATAGTCTGTCTTTGGCCAACTCGGCACGGCCGCCCCCGGTGCAGGGCACCACCATGTCTGCCTTCCCCGCCTCCAGCCCCATGGTTGGTTCCATGGGCGCCTCGGTCTCTAACGGCTTCAACTCGCCGATGGGCTTCCAGACAGGAGGCATGGGGATGGCCATGGTTCCGGCCGGTCCCGGTTTCTACGGCGGAATGGCCTCCACCACCAGCGCCCCAAACTTCGGAGCCCTCGCGCAGAATCAAGCACCAGCAGGGCCGACGAGTAAAGCTCCTGACATGTCAGCCCTGGACAGTCTGTTTACAGCCAGCAAGCCCAAAGTCGCTCTCAACCAAATGGGTCCTAAGGCCACACCTGGAGCCGGCACTCCTTGGCTGAGTCAGTTTGCTCCGGCCCAGAACGCTCAGACTCAGATGGGAGGGATGCCCAGTGGGTTTGGGATGCAAGCGAACCCTTTTTTCAGCCCGCAGAACTTTTCTCAACCAGCTGCCGCCCCGACAGCGAACCCGGGCGGGGTCAAACAAAGCGCATCTGTGAACAGTGACCTCAAAGACTTGTTTGGCTAA
- the depdc4 gene encoding DEP domain-containing protein 4 — MAVDLTPRFRRLNSQTRSFRVNIQHDFSRPFGATQLWHNIIKALQTQVEVRRCRRHLRVHADCFTGSDAVDAVLSYLMQNVVFCTSEVSRLKATRLCQALMEAKVFEPVGTKLFRREKEVAFEDNSGSLYRFMEYKGINGLAMKADNSDTENMTPEPETKKKKSSRMNELRTISNLLAVGSSDRRVERILRTINLQTSFIPAPNTTRFTSSFLSKAVVDEVWKQQTLLQLLQIIELPVLDCILTSPERVRPQSCRASVANLDLVISNTCLERELPDALNLLKLDPWLSAAADCLELFPDQLIMVAGEQLSQQNGDGNAEQIASQKRLLFDTFAKYYSGQERAPLISGRYLDVHVAILNLLDEGKPQDAIRASQLCLRLLETSVRDELRRLLAFMASAAQSDACRLQKQTDNRTLVCRTFQRALVQNPELSRPQSETLVLFLMDHHTELFKTPTTLVEAVRRTLRTLQHGKDPDSVATFTFCQQVTPQEYEDQRDAATLESLRQLLCDISSDRSMPVKERRKLLKEFEKHHPVVFLQHFSSTF; from the exons ATGGCGGTCGATTTGACTCCTCGGTTTAGAAGGTTAAACAGCCAAACGAGGAGTTTTCGTGTCAATATTCAGCATG ATTTCTCAAGGCCTTTTGGAGCCACCCAGCTGTGGCACAACATCATCAAGGCCCTGCAGACCCAGGTGGAGGTGCGTCGCTGCAGGAGGCACCTCCGTGTTCACGCTGACTGCTTCACGGGCTCGGACGCTGTGGATGCCGTTCTCAGTTATTTGATGCAGAACGTGGTGTTTTGCACAAGTGAAGTGTCCCGCCTCAAAGCCACTCGACTCTGTCAGGCTCTGATGGAGGCCAAGGTGTTCGAGCCGGTGGGCACAAAGCTGTTTCGCAGGGAGAAGGAGGTCGCCTTTGAGGATAACAGTGGCAGCCTTTACCGCTTTATGGAATATAAAGGAATAAACGGTCTTGCCATGAAAGCGGACAACAGtgacacagaaaacatgacGCCAGAACCtgagacaaaaaagaagaagagctcCAG GATGAATGAACTGAGGACAATTTCCAATCTACTTGCTGTTGGATCATCAGACAGGAGGGTTGAAAGGATTCTGAGGACTATCAACCTGCAAACATCTTTTATTCCCGCTCCGAACACAACCCGCTTTACCTCCAGCTTCCTGTCTAAAGCTG TGGTGGATGAGGTTTGGAAGCAGCagactctgctgcagctgctgcagataaTAGAGTTACCGGTTTTGGACTGCATACTCACTTCTCCTGAAAGAGTTCGGCCTCAATCCTGCAGAGCTTCTGTTGCCAACCTGGACCTGGTTATTTCGAACACATGCCTGGAAAGAGAGCTACCTGATGCACTCAACCTACTCAA GTTGGATCCATGGctgtcagcagctgcagactgcTTGGAGCTGTTTCCTGACCAACTAATTATGGTTGCAGGGGAGCAGCTCAGCCAACAAAATGGTGATGGCAACGCAGAGCAGATAGCCAGCCAGAAGAGACTGCTCTTTGACACTTTTGCCAAATACTACAGTGGACAGGAAAGGGCTCCACTTATATCAGGCCGCTACCTGGACGTACACGTTGCAATCCTGAATTTACTGG ATGAAGGGAAACCACAGGATGCCATTAGAGCATCTCAGCTGTGTTTGCGGCTGCTGGAGACGAGTGTGAGAGATGAACTGCGGAGGCTGCTGGCCTTCATGGCCTCAGCCGCTCAGTCAGATGCCTGCCGACTCCAAAAGCAG actgaTAATAGGACCTTGGTCTGTCGCACATTTCAAAGAGCTCTTGTTCAGAATCCTGAGCTCAGTCGACCACAGAGTGAGACTCTCGTGCTCTTTCTCATGGACCATCACACTGAGCTCTTCAAG ACTCCTACAACTCTTGTTGAAGCTGTGAGAAGAACATTGAGGACTCTGCAGCATGGCAAAGACCCAGACTCTGTTGCTA CCTTCACCTTCTGCCAGCAGGTGACCCCACAGGAGTACGAAGATCAGCGTGACGCCGCCACCCTGGAGAGCCTCCGACAGCTCCTTTGCGACATTTCGTCCGACAGGAGCATGCCCGTCAAGGAGAGGAGGAAGCTCCTCAAAGAGTTCGAAAAACATCACCCCGTCGTATTTCTCCAGCATTTTTCCAGCACGTTCTGA